A region of Pyxidicoccus parkwaysis DNA encodes the following proteins:
- a CDS encoding glucose 1-dehydrogenase, producing MKAVAVFPKQREVRVIDAPEPRLQSPTQVKVRTREVGVCGTDKDILEFAYGTPPPGSEYLIPGHECLGEVVEVGSAVRGFQKGDLVVPRVRRPCPHATCPACRHGHPDFCLTGDYTERGIKDAHGFCAESFVEDVAYLHRAPVELRDVAVLTEPLTIAEKALRQVKHIQERLPWRPEPGRAVVLGAGPVGQLGVMALLRRGYVTTVYSRSPKPNVKAAAAEAVGAPYLSSKEVSPEELVRRAGAPDLVYEATGSATAAFESLKALAPNGVLVFTGVPSHGQELSLEGAELMKQWVLRNQVVLGTVNASDSDFAAALDDLGRFRARWPGGLERLITSRHPPEDFADVVLGKKGGGGIKHVITFG from the coding sequence ATGAAGGCCGTCGCCGTCTTCCCGAAGCAGCGCGAGGTGCGCGTCATCGACGCACCCGAGCCACGGCTCCAGTCCCCGACTCAAGTGAAGGTGCGCACGCGTGAGGTCGGCGTGTGCGGCACAGACAAGGACATCCTCGAGTTCGCCTACGGCACGCCGCCGCCCGGCTCGGAGTACCTCATCCCCGGCCACGAGTGTCTGGGCGAGGTGGTGGAGGTGGGCAGCGCCGTGCGGGGCTTCCAGAAGGGAGACCTCGTGGTGCCGCGCGTGCGCCGTCCCTGCCCGCACGCCACCTGCCCCGCGTGCCGGCACGGGCACCCGGACTTCTGCCTCACGGGCGACTACACCGAGCGCGGCATCAAGGACGCGCACGGCTTCTGCGCGGAGTCCTTCGTGGAGGACGTGGCGTACCTGCACCGGGCCCCCGTGGAGCTGCGGGACGTGGCGGTGCTCACCGAGCCGCTGACGATTGCGGAGAAGGCCCTGCGCCAGGTGAAGCACATTCAAGAGCGGCTGCCGTGGCGGCCGGAGCCGGGCCGCGCGGTGGTGCTGGGCGCGGGGCCGGTGGGACAGCTCGGCGTCATGGCGCTCCTGCGCCGGGGCTACGTCACCACCGTGTACTCGCGCAGCCCCAAGCCCAACGTGAAGGCGGCGGCCGCCGAGGCGGTGGGCGCTCCCTACCTCTCCTCCAAGGAGGTGTCCCCGGAGGAGCTGGTGCGCAGGGCCGGAGCGCCGGACCTCGTCTACGAGGCGACGGGGTCCGCGACGGCGGCCTTCGAGTCGCTGAAGGCGCTGGCCCCCAACGGCGTCCTCGTCTTCACCGGGGTGCCCTCGCACGGGCAGGAGCTGTCGTTGGAAGGCGCGGAGCTGATGAAGCAGTGGGTGCTGCGCAACCAGGTGGTGCTGGGCACGGTGAACGCGTCGGACTCGGACTTCGCGGCGGCGCTGGATGATTTGGGCCGCTTCCGCGCTCGCTGGCCGGGCGGGCTGGAGCGGCTCATCACCTCGCGCCATCCCCCCGAGGACTTCGCCGACGTGGTGCTGGGCAAAAAGGGTGGCGGCGGCATCAAGCACGTCATCACCTTCGGATGA
- a CDS encoding NYN domain-containing protein, whose protein sequence is MNGRTEEHRIALFIDFENLVTNTGISSASFDLQPSLDRLLEKGKVVFRRAYCDWSRFGEAKIRLHEFGVELIDVPPSTRAGKNGADMRLVIDALELCYARESIDTFVIGSGDSDFCPLAYKLRENGRTVIGLAVKESTSPLFVKACDEFIYLRPRQSRSEKGDKDKSGRQSVVAEEAGHGKRGAGRHGRDAGRGGKAEAAQAAPAAKGGARTEVPEMAREVVQSLLGRATGPVNPSQIKEAIVRKEPDFDEREHGFSTFARLLAALEQEGLLRRIQQGRQWYVVAPDFDVQTGHGEGKGKKRAAHAEEDEDLESYPDPDEDESV, encoded by the coding sequence GTGAACGGTCGCACCGAGGAACACCGCATCGCCCTCTTCATCGACTTCGAGAACCTCGTCACCAACACCGGCATCAGCTCCGCGAGCTTCGACTTGCAGCCGTCGCTGGACCGCCTGCTGGAGAAGGGGAAGGTCGTCTTCCGCCGCGCGTACTGCGACTGGTCCCGCTTCGGGGAGGCGAAGATTCGCCTGCACGAGTTCGGCGTGGAGCTCATCGACGTGCCGCCCTCCACGCGCGCGGGGAAGAACGGCGCGGACATGCGCCTGGTCATCGACGCGCTGGAGCTCTGCTACGCGCGCGAGAGCATCGACACCTTCGTCATCGGCTCGGGTGACAGCGACTTCTGCCCGCTGGCGTACAAGCTGCGTGAGAACGGCCGCACGGTGATTGGGCTCGCGGTGAAGGAGTCCACGTCGCCGCTGTTCGTGAAGGCCTGTGACGAGTTCATCTACCTGCGCCCGCGCCAGTCGCGCTCGGAGAAGGGGGACAAGGACAAGAGCGGCCGGCAGAGTGTGGTGGCCGAGGAGGCGGGGCACGGCAAGCGCGGCGCGGGCCGCCACGGGCGCGACGCGGGGCGCGGAGGCAAGGCGGAGGCGGCGCAGGCCGCGCCCGCGGCCAAGGGCGGGGCGCGCACGGAGGTGCCGGAGATGGCACGCGAGGTGGTGCAGAGCCTGCTGGGACGCGCGACGGGGCCGGTGAATCCGTCGCAAATCAAGGAGGCCATCGTCCGCAAGGAGCCGGACTTCGACGAGCGCGAGCACGGCTTCTCCACCTTCGCCCGGCTGCTGGCGGCGCTGGAGCAGGAGGGCCTCCTGCGCCGGATTCAGCAGGGCCGCCAGTGGTACGTGGTGGCTCCGGACTTCGACGTCCAGACGGGCCACGGCGAAGGCAAGGGCAAGAAGCGCGCGGCCCACGCCGAGGAGGACGAGGACCTGGAGTCCTACCCGGACCCGGATGAGGACGAGAGCGTCTAG
- a CDS encoding S8 family peptidase, translating into MANRVDWPHLFVEVRPESLRFTSPKAGGGGIRTKGRNRAAHGAHLKAQFEAALPSDDEDDLLTLRFEFESEPDFDLKLESLEVESKGIELLNVRHVVLPTGTVTLATVLVPRGQLKYFLKLFEDYLTRTRGKNQQPANKSLVESIAHVRRASVRSLWTDPGASFPEEDGPLWWEVWLRRTGNAEAVFRTEAREAGLMVSQFPLTFADRIVLNLHATVIQLSHLLERDALIAELRRTRLRTAEFLELSPREQAAWTQDLLKRVSPPPPSAPAVCILDTGVNRGHPLLGIALPVPSVLTVDPRWRSDDHHGHGTQMAGLALYGDLGPLLGSNAPVPLRHGLESVKILPGPGSANAPELYGAVTQEAAARVEVQAPERARTFCMAVTGEDGDGKGSPSSWSSAVDQLAFGDEDGARRLLCVSAGNIEPEHLPGYPARNEVESVRDPAQAWNALTVGAFADRDVLTEKDYAGWKSMAPLGGLCPSSTTSVLWTNTPWPLKPEIVMPGGNAAIDPEGKSCDFASSLCLLTTHHQPLVRHLTDSRETSAATALAAGLAARVQAQYPRLWPETVRALLVHSAEWTEAMKARLSSKTKRKKAPKPKKKQYEQLLRMFGHGVPDERAALYSAADALTLIVQDELQPYGVHPKRKNELATQDMHVHALPWPTEVLRELGETEVELRVTLSYFIEPLPGDRGYAQSQRHRYASHGLRFELKTATETPAQFKTRINQAMREEGEEATSESDSTDWMLGANLRSAGSIHSDRWRGTAADLAEKGHLAVYPTIGWWKERPRYKRWENRTRYALVVSIRTPGVATDVYTPVAIQLGIPITT; encoded by the coding sequence TTGGCAAATCGGGTTGATTGGCCCCACCTCTTCGTGGAGGTGCGGCCGGAGTCCTTGCGCTTCACGTCACCCAAGGCAGGTGGCGGTGGCATCAGGACAAAGGGGCGGAACCGCGCGGCACACGGTGCTCATCTCAAGGCCCAGTTCGAGGCCGCGCTGCCTTCCGATGACGAGGACGACCTCCTCACACTGAGGTTCGAATTCGAGAGCGAGCCCGACTTCGACCTCAAGCTCGAGAGCCTCGAAGTCGAGAGCAAGGGCATTGAGCTCCTCAATGTCAGACATGTCGTTCTACCAACGGGGACGGTGACGCTGGCGACGGTGCTCGTGCCTCGCGGCCAGCTCAAATACTTCCTCAAGCTGTTCGAGGACTACCTCACCAGGACGCGCGGCAAGAACCAGCAGCCGGCCAACAAGTCATTGGTGGAGAGCATCGCCCATGTCCGGCGTGCCTCGGTTCGCTCGCTATGGACGGACCCGGGCGCTTCGTTTCCTGAAGAGGATGGACCCCTCTGGTGGGAGGTCTGGCTGCGGCGCACGGGCAACGCGGAAGCGGTGTTTCGCACCGAAGCCAGGGAGGCAGGGCTGATGGTCAGCCAGTTCCCGCTGACGTTCGCGGACCGCATCGTCCTGAACCTTCACGCAACGGTCATCCAGCTCAGCCACCTGCTCGAACGGGACGCGCTCATCGCGGAGCTTCGACGGACTCGACTGCGGACGGCTGAGTTCCTGGAGCTGAGCCCGCGTGAGCAGGCCGCGTGGACCCAGGACCTCCTGAAGCGCGTGTCGCCCCCACCGCCGAGTGCCCCGGCTGTCTGCATCCTCGATACGGGCGTGAATCGAGGTCACCCGCTCCTCGGCATCGCTTTGCCAGTGCCATCGGTGCTGACGGTCGACCCTCGGTGGAGAAGTGATGACCATCACGGTCATGGCACCCAGATGGCGGGGCTTGCCCTGTACGGTGACCTGGGCCCCCTTCTCGGGTCCAATGCACCTGTTCCTCTGCGGCACGGCCTGGAGAGCGTGAAGATTCTCCCGGGCCCTGGAAGCGCGAATGCTCCCGAGCTCTATGGCGCAGTCACTCAGGAGGCCGCGGCCCGTGTGGAAGTACAGGCGCCCGAGAGGGCACGTACCTTCTGCATGGCCGTCACGGGTGAGGACGGAGATGGGAAGGGCTCGCCCTCTTCCTGGTCCAGTGCGGTGGACCAGCTTGCATTTGGTGATGAAGACGGGGCGCGCAGGCTGCTGTGCGTTTCGGCGGGCAACATCGAGCCGGAGCACCTCCCGGGCTACCCGGCGCGCAACGAGGTCGAGTCCGTGCGGGACCCGGCGCAGGCCTGGAACGCACTCACCGTGGGCGCCTTCGCGGACCGTGATGTGCTGACGGAGAAGGACTACGCGGGCTGGAAGTCGATGGCTCCGCTCGGAGGACTCTGCCCCTCCAGCACGACATCCGTCCTCTGGACGAATACGCCCTGGCCCTTGAAGCCGGAAATCGTGATGCCGGGCGGGAATGCGGCCATCGACCCTGAGGGAAAGAGCTGCGACTTCGCCTCCAGCCTCTGCCTGCTCACGACACATCATCAGCCGCTCGTCCGGCACCTCACGGACTCACGGGAGACGAGCGCGGCCACGGCTCTCGCAGCGGGGCTCGCCGCACGAGTCCAGGCTCAATACCCCAGGCTTTGGCCGGAGACGGTGCGTGCTCTCCTCGTTCACTCCGCGGAGTGGACGGAGGCGATGAAGGCGCGGCTGTCTTCGAAGACGAAGCGGAAGAAGGCGCCGAAGCCCAAGAAGAAGCAGTACGAGCAGTTGCTCCGGATGTTCGGCCATGGGGTTCCGGACGAGCGGGCCGCGCTCTACAGCGCGGCGGATGCGCTGACCCTCATCGTCCAGGATGAGCTCCAGCCTTACGGAGTGCACCCCAAGCGGAAGAACGAGCTGGCGACGCAGGACATGCACGTGCACGCGCTGCCCTGGCCCACGGAGGTACTCAGGGAGCTCGGCGAGACCGAGGTCGAGCTCCGCGTCACGCTCTCTTATTTCATCGAGCCACTGCCTGGAGACCGTGGCTATGCCCAGTCGCAGCGCCACCGGTATGCCTCGCACGGGCTGCGCTTCGAGCTGAAGACGGCGACGGAGACTCCCGCGCAGTTCAAGACGCGCATCAACCAGGCCATGCGCGAAGAGGGCGAAGAGGCCACGAGTGAGAGCGACTCCACGGACTGGATGTTGGGAGCGAACCTGCGGAGTGCCGGCTCCATCCATTCGGACCGATGGAGGGGAACAGCGGCCGACCTTGCCGAGAAGGGGCATCTCGCCGTCTACCCGACCATCGGATGGTGGAAGGAGCGCCCTCGCTACAAACGCTGGGAGAACCGGACCCGCTACGCGCTCGTCGTCTCCATCCGCACACCGGGCGTGGCCACGGACGTCTACACGCCCGTGGCCATCCAGCTCGGCATTCCCATCACCACCTGA
- a CDS encoding AAA family ATPase, giving the protein MATAEQLKALVKSYADGDEAQFFSIAMQVAAHAARQGHARLAQELRALVDQAKARGGQVAPRRVEPPTPLAQPRGELSGLLSVSYPDTRLSEMVLQPGVRDRLDRILREHKQSHKLREHGLRPRHRVLLVGPPGSGKTMTAAALAGEMQIPLFTIVLDGLITKMMGETAAKLRLVFDAIRSTRGVYLFDEFDAIGGQRNAPNDVGEIRRVLNSFLQFLEQDQSDSLIIAATNHPELLDHALFRRFDDVLEYDLPAGELIERTILAKLGTFAPEDLDWKSLGKSAKGLGYAELARACDDSIKEAILDDRSSVTTQSLLRAFDERRAARRS; this is encoded by the coding sequence GTGGCCACGGCAGAGCAGTTGAAGGCGCTCGTGAAGAGCTACGCCGATGGCGATGAGGCCCAGTTCTTCTCCATTGCCATGCAGGTCGCCGCGCATGCGGCCCGGCAAGGGCATGCCCGGCTGGCACAGGAGCTCCGCGCGCTCGTCGACCAGGCGAAGGCCCGCGGTGGACAGGTGGCTCCTCGTCGCGTTGAGCCTCCGACACCGCTCGCGCAGCCTCGGGGAGAGCTTTCGGGCCTGCTCTCCGTCAGCTATCCCGACACGCGCTTGAGCGAGATGGTCCTGCAGCCCGGCGTGCGCGACCGCCTCGACCGCATCCTGCGAGAGCACAAGCAGAGCCACAAGCTGCGGGAGCATGGGCTCCGTCCACGACACCGCGTCCTCCTGGTGGGGCCTCCGGGCTCGGGCAAGACGATGACGGCGGCGGCGCTCGCGGGGGAGATGCAGATTCCCCTCTTCACCATCGTCCTGGATGGGCTCATCACCAAGATGATGGGAGAGACCGCGGCCAAGCTTCGGCTGGTCTTCGATGCCATCCGCTCGACGCGGGGCGTGTACCTCTTCGACGAGTTCGACGCGATTGGGGGGCAGCGGAATGCGCCGAACGACGTGGGGGAGATACGGCGAGTCCTGAATTCCTTCCTCCAGTTCCTGGAGCAGGACCAGTCGGACAGCCTCATCATCGCGGCGACGAATCACCCCGAGCTGCTCGACCACGCGCTCTTCCGCCGTTTCGATGACGTCCTCGAATACGACCTTCCCGCTGGCGAGCTGATTGAGCGGACAATCCTCGCAAAGCTGGGAACGTTCGCGCCCGAGGATCTCGACTGGAAGTCGCTGGGCAAGTCGGCCAAGGGGCTGGGCTATGCCGAGCTCGCGCGTGCATGCGATGATTCCATCAAGGAGGCCATCCTTGATGACCGGTCGTCGGTGACGACCCAGAGCCTCCTGAGAGCATTCGACGAGCGCCGGGCTGCGCGACGCTCGTAG
- a CDS encoding ABC transporter ATP-binding protein, producing the protein MLRALLGRWRSSLRLLRPAHVEAERAKISVAQLGHQYGNKVVALQNVDLNVRSGEFVCLLGPSGCGKSTLLYALAGQVTPTGGTVRIDGKPIRGPGPERLLMFQEAALFPWLTVRGNITFALGAKGVPRAERRERADMYIRRVHLTGFEEALPHQLSGGMKMRASLARALAMDPAVLLMDEPFGSLDAQTRIHMQELLQAIWMRTGKTVVFVTHDVHEALMLGTRVVLMAPRPGRVVKDLEVHLPMPRQPEDAGLNEMVRHLRGLLRHVEEPERAEATTTRREPERTPRPSLPTQGMPRPAR; encoded by the coding sequence ATGCTACGTGCGCTCCTCGGCCGATGGCGAAGCTCGCTGCGCCTGCTCCGGCCGGCACATGTGGAGGCGGAGCGCGCGAAGATTTCCGTGGCACAGCTCGGCCACCAGTACGGCAACAAGGTGGTGGCGCTCCAGAACGTGGACCTCAACGTCCGCTCGGGCGAGTTCGTGTGTCTGCTCGGGCCGTCCGGCTGCGGCAAGTCCACGCTCCTCTACGCGCTGGCGGGCCAGGTGACGCCCACCGGCGGCACGGTGCGCATCGACGGGAAGCCCATTCGCGGGCCGGGGCCGGAGCGCCTGCTGATGTTTCAAGAGGCCGCCCTCTTCCCGTGGCTCACCGTGCGCGGAAACATCACCTTCGCCCTGGGCGCCAAGGGCGTGCCCCGCGCCGAGCGCCGCGAGCGGGCGGACATGTACATCCGCCGCGTGCACCTCACCGGCTTCGAGGAAGCGCTGCCCCACCAGCTCTCCGGCGGCATGAAGATGCGCGCCTCGCTGGCCCGCGCGCTGGCCATGGACCCGGCCGTGCTGTTGATGGATGAACCCTTCGGCTCGCTGGACGCACAGACGCGCATCCACATGCAGGAGCTGCTTCAAGCCATCTGGATGCGCACCGGCAAGACGGTGGTGTTCGTGACGCACGACGTGCACGAGGCGCTGATGCTCGGCACCCGTGTGGTGCTGATGGCGCCCCGGCCGGGCCGCGTGGTGAAGGACTTGGAGGTCCACCTGCCCATGCCGCGCCAGCCGGAGGACGCGGGGCTCAACGAGATGGTGCGGCACCTGCGCGGCCTGCTGCGCCACGTGGAGGAGCCCGAGCGCGCCGAGGCCACCACCACCCGGCGGGAGCCCGAGCGCACCCCGCGCCCCTCCCTTCCCACCCAGGGCATGCCACGTCCCGCGAGGTAG
- a CDS encoding HAD family hydrolase, with amino-acid sequence MRMERVEETLERIGQEAARAPGGVLAFDGDGTLWSGDVGDDLFLALLEHGDIREPAHTALQALGTAHGLSPDLGARELAHQLFAAFEAGRVPEKEIYEMVAWLFAGWRVDAVRAFARDVVARREVKRRLHPETRRVVEWALGRGIACYVVSASPLAVVEAAVVEVGIEPANVLACTPRVEDGMVLPSIVQPIPYAAGKVACLRARTSQPLYAAFGDNVFDFELLSAACVPVAIRPKPRLRARAAELPSLVQLHPED; translated from the coding sequence ATGAGGATGGAGCGCGTGGAGGAGACGCTGGAGCGCATCGGCCAGGAGGCCGCGCGTGCGCCCGGCGGGGTGCTGGCGTTCGACGGTGACGGCACGCTGTGGAGCGGAGACGTGGGGGACGACCTCTTCCTCGCCCTGCTGGAGCACGGCGACATCCGCGAGCCCGCGCACACCGCGCTCCAGGCGCTGGGCACCGCGCACGGACTGTCCCCGGACCTGGGGGCGCGCGAGCTGGCGCATCAGCTCTTCGCCGCCTTCGAGGCGGGCCGCGTCCCGGAGAAGGAAATCTACGAGATGGTGGCCTGGCTCTTCGCCGGCTGGCGCGTGGACGCCGTGCGGGCCTTCGCTCGCGACGTGGTGGCCCGCCGGGAGGTGAAGCGCCGCCTGCATCCGGAAACCCGCCGCGTGGTGGAGTGGGCGCTGGGCCGGGGCATCGCCTGCTACGTGGTCAGCGCGTCACCGCTCGCGGTGGTGGAGGCCGCGGTGGTGGAGGTGGGCATCGAGCCCGCCAACGTGCTGGCCTGCACACCGCGCGTGGAGGACGGCATGGTGCTGCCCTCCATCGTCCAGCCCATTCCCTATGCGGCCGGCAAGGTGGCGTGCCTGCGGGCCCGCACGTCCCAGCCGCTGTACGCCGCGTTCGGCGACAACGTGTTCGACTTCGAGCTGCTGTCCGCCGCGTGCGTCCCGGTGGCCATCCGCCCCAAGCCCCGCCTGCGCGCACGGGCGGCGGAGCTGCCCTCGCTGGTCCAGCTCCACCCGGAGGACTGA
- a CDS encoding ABC transporter substrate-binding protein, with protein MRENRSLLFLALACLAALGAGCKRDQPAGGANAPLRLGFFPNITHAQALVGNAEDTFSSQPGVGRLEVKQFNAGPAAMEALVAGSLDVSYVGSGPAINTFLKAGRELRIISGAVNGGAVLVVKTAKSAEELKGKKLATPQLGNTQDIALRYWLKQKGLNTTLQGTGDVQIVPLSNPDILGQFLNGGIEGAWVPEPWGARMVAEGGGHILVDERDLWPDKRFPTTVIVTTRKVLETQRSRVAALLRAHVQLTERWKNDSAGFTTAVNAAFGRLTHKPLPAPIVKDAFSRLEPSLDPVPSALATAAQHAKELGFTTDADIKGLVDLSVLNEVQGGGPAATK; from the coding sequence ATGCGCGAGAACCGCTCACTGCTCTTCCTTGCGCTGGCCTGCCTGGCGGCGCTCGGCGCCGGCTGCAAGCGCGACCAGCCCGCTGGTGGTGCCAACGCGCCGCTGCGGCTGGGCTTCTTCCCCAACATCACCCACGCGCAGGCCCTGGTGGGCAACGCGGAGGACACCTTCAGCTCACAGCCCGGCGTGGGACGGCTGGAGGTGAAACAGTTCAACGCCGGACCCGCGGCCATGGAGGCGCTGGTGGCGGGCTCGTTGGACGTGTCCTACGTGGGCAGCGGACCGGCCATCAACACGTTCCTCAAGGCGGGACGTGAATTGCGCATCATCTCCGGCGCGGTGAATGGCGGCGCGGTGCTGGTGGTGAAGACCGCGAAGTCCGCCGAGGAGCTGAAGGGAAAGAAGCTGGCCACCCCGCAGCTCGGCAACACGCAGGACATCGCGCTGCGCTACTGGCTGAAGCAGAAGGGACTGAACACCACGCTCCAGGGCACCGGCGACGTGCAGATTGTCCCGTTGAGCAACCCGGACATCCTCGGCCAGTTCCTGAATGGCGGCATCGAGGGCGCGTGGGTGCCCGAGCCCTGGGGCGCGCGCATGGTCGCCGAGGGCGGTGGCCACATCCTGGTGGACGAGCGGGACTTGTGGCCCGACAAGCGCTTCCCCACGACGGTGATTGTGACGACGCGCAAGGTGCTGGAGACGCAGCGCTCGCGCGTGGCCGCGCTGCTGCGCGCGCACGTGCAGCTCACCGAGCGGTGGAAGAACGATTCGGCGGGCTTCACCACGGCGGTCAACGCGGCGTTCGGCCGGCTGACGCACAAGCCCCTGCCGGCGCCCATCGTGAAGGATGCCTTCTCGCGGCTGGAGCCGAGCCTGGACCCGGTGCCCTCCGCGCTCGCCACGGCGGCGCAGCACGCGAAGGAGCTGGGCTTCACCACCGACGCGGACATCAAGGGGCTGGTGGACCTGAGCGTCCTCAACGAGGTGCAGGGCGGCGGGCCGGCAGCGACGAAGTGA
- a CDS encoding ABC transporter permease yields the protein MKRYVQKLGMVLLLLGTWELLTRLGIWSPHLFPGPVTVAESLWAMVKDGRIAQATLRSMGRLGRAYLISVGIGVPLGLLMARLAFFRNAVKPVVSGLQALPSICWLPLALLWFGLTDAAILFVVVMGSVLAIAIATEDAVNGVDPQLVRVASTLGVKGMRFQFGVMLPAALPGIVTGLKLGWSFAWRALLAGELLFVSGGLGQLLTVGRELMDVAQVMAVMVAIILIGMAVDRVLFQTVEGKLRRRWGLASAV from the coding sequence ATGAAGCGCTACGTCCAGAAGCTGGGCATGGTCCTGCTGCTGCTCGGTACGTGGGAGCTGCTGACGCGGCTGGGCATCTGGTCGCCCCACCTCTTCCCGGGCCCCGTGACGGTGGCGGAGAGCCTGTGGGCCATGGTGAAGGACGGCCGCATCGCCCAGGCCACGCTGCGCTCCATGGGACGGCTGGGCCGCGCGTACCTCATATCGGTGGGCATCGGCGTCCCCCTGGGGCTGCTGATGGCGCGCCTGGCCTTCTTCCGCAACGCGGTGAAGCCCGTCGTCAGCGGCCTGCAGGCGCTGCCCTCCATCTGCTGGCTGCCGCTGGCGCTGTTGTGGTTCGGACTGACGGACGCGGCCATCCTCTTCGTCGTCGTCATGGGCAGCGTGCTGGCCATCGCCATCGCCACGGAGGACGCCGTCAATGGCGTGGACCCGCAGCTCGTCCGCGTGGCCAGCACCCTGGGCGTGAAGGGCATGCGCTTCCAGTTCGGCGTCATGCTGCCCGCGGCGCTGCCCGGCATCGTCACCGGCCTGAAGCTGGGGTGGAGCTTCGCGTGGCGCGCGCTCTTGGCCGGCGAGCTGCTCTTCGTCTCCGGCGGCCTGGGCCAATTGCTCACCGTGGGGCGCGAGCTGATGGACGTGGCTCAGGTGATGGCCGTCATGGTGGCCATCATCCTGATTGGGATGGCGGTGGACCGTGTCCTCTTCCAGACGGTAGAGGGCAAACTGCGCCGCAGGTGGGGGCTGGCGAGCGCGGTGTGA